One region of Populus trichocarpa isolate Nisqually-1 chromosome 4, P.trichocarpa_v4.1, whole genome shotgun sequence genomic DNA includes:
- the LOC7480606 gene encoding cold-regulated 413 plasma membrane protein 1, with translation MEKKKGYLAMRTDQEMASGLITSDFQDFANAAKKLANHAIKLGGLGFGTTFLQWIASFAAIYLLILDRTNWKTNILTGLLIPYIFFTLPSILFNVFRGQIGRWIAFVALILRLFFPKHFPDWLELPSALILLIVVAPSLFASTIRNDWIGVVICLVIACYLLQEHIRACGGFRNSFTKANGISNIVGIILLFVYPAWAIVLYIL, from the exons ATGGAAAAGAAGAAAGGTTACTTGGCGATGAGGACGGATCAAGAAATGGCAAGTGGATTGATTACTTCTGATTTTCAAGACTTTGCTAATGCTGCTAAGAAGCTAGCTAATCATGCTATCAAGCTTGGCGGATTAGGATTTGGTACCACTTTTCTTCAATGGATCGCTTCTTTTGCTGCAAT TTATCTATTGATCTTGGATCGAACGAACTGGAAAACGAACATTCTTACTGGACTATTAATCCCCTACATTTTCTTTACTCTTCCTTCAATATTGTTCAACGTGTTCAG GGGACAGATTGGAAGATGGATCGCTTTCGTTGCTCTTATATTGCGTcttttcttcccaaaacattTCCCAG ATTGGCTTGAATTGCCTAGTGCTTTGATTCTTCTAATAGTGGTGGCTCCCAGTTTGTTTGCGAGCACGATAAGGAATGATTGGATTGGTGTGGTCATATGTTTAGTCATTGCATGTTATTTGCTCCAAGAACACATCCGGGCATGTGGCGGGTTTAGAAACTCCTTCACAAAAGCTAATGGCATATCCAACATTGTTGGCATAATACTTCTGTTTGTTTATCCTGCCTGGGCAATTGTGCTTTATATCCTTTAA